The DNA sequence AAATCTCGTTTAAAAAGCCAAATGATTACGGACCATGACGATACTGTTATTAGAATCCATTTTACTTTCTGCAGTATATAGGAATAGGTAATCTCTCTCTTTCCTAACAATAAATAACCATTAACCATAAAAAATAAAGGGATAGAATAGGTTCCTAAGTAGTATAAATATGTCGAAAAATTCCATGAACCTGTCTCTTTAAATCCACCCATCGCTGTATGGAGTAGAACAACCCCAACACATGCAAGTACTTTTAGTAAATCTAAGTTAATATTTCGATATTTGCGCATTCTAATTTTTCCTAATTATTTGTTTTAATTCTTTCATATCTACCACTTTTAGAGATAGAATCGCAAAAAGGTAAATGATTCCACCAATGACAGCAAATGCTAAAACATTTATGGTTGGCGAAAAATGTATGACTGTTTTTGAAGCTAGCAAGAGGCCATACATAATAGCTGATGCTAGAATAATCTTCATCATCGATCCGATAATCGGAACATCTTTTATATATTTGCGAGTAAAGAACAGTTGAATTGCCCAAACAAAGGCTTCAGTCAAGACCGAGACAATTGCAGCCCCCATATAACCAAGTTTGGGAAGAAACAACAAATTTAATCCCACACTGGTAATTGCGGGAACCGTTGTTGAAATCATAAATTCTTTATTTTTATTATGTGGAATTAAAATCTGGATTCCCATAATATTGGTCCAGCCGATAAAGAACATCCTAAAGATCATGATTGCTATCGCGAAACGTGCATCTTGAAAATCTTGACCAAGGAAAAATTGAACAAAATCGTCATTAACAATCAACATACCTGCCATAATCGGAAAAATAATCAAATTATAAACTAGGAATGAAATCTCATGCATCTTATTGACTTCTTCATGATTGTTTGTTGCTAATAAATTAGCAACTCGAGGCAACATGACGCTCCCCAATGATGTTACCAAGGTTAATAAAATATTCACCAATTTAAGTGCCTGATCATAGATTCCTACATCTTTTGTAGAGGCTAAAACTCCAAGCATCGTACGATCTAAAGTAACGTATAAAGAGATTGCTATCTGAGGAAGAAATAATAAAATAATTGGTTTCAAATGGTACCTAGCGTATTCTAAATCAACATGGGGCTTACCAATAAACTCTCGGGCCGGCAACCACATACTTAATTGTCCCAATAGCTCAAATATTGTTAATAAGAACACATAAAGGTAAAGATCGTTAGTAGATTTGACAAACAGGAAAATCGAGATTACCCCAACGAGTTTTACCGTAATATTTCGAACAGTAATTTTACGAAAATCCTCTAACCCTTGAAAAAGCCAGGAAATATCTAAACCTTTAGAAACTAAACTCAATCCCAAAATATAGGCTACTGGGTTTTGCATTGAAGGAAGGTTAACGCAAAAAATACAATATAAGGAGATTGAAAGGATTGTAGCACCTAATTGTAAAGAGTAGATACCCCAAAAGTTTTTATTAATCTCATTACGATGTCCAGAAATCACCTTAGTCCCATAGTTGGCGACACCTAAAGTAGCGAGCAATATAAAGTAAGTTACTATAGAACTATAATATCCATAATCACCTAACTCTTGAGAACTAAAGATTCTAGTAATATAGGGTGTAGTTATTATTGGGAGAACAACTACTAGTATCTGATATGACAAATTATAAACATAATTCTTTAAAATCTTCATCTTTAATTAACTTAGTCTTTCTAGGAGTATTTATAAAGACAGTGCAATAAAACTTAATTAGAAAAGAGGAAATAGCACCTTGAAAGATTTATTAACAATCTACTTTTATAAATAAACTACTACTTATTAAATAATTTCTTCTGAATTCTTTGTACGAATCCTGGTTCTTCTGTTGAAAAAACTGGAAACTCTTTTACAGTTAGTTGTTTCTTATGTACCCATACGTTAATTAAACGTTCGGCAACAAAACCAATCATACGAGTATTGTAACTATCATATCTTGAATAATCAATCTTCTTATCTAGTTCAAAAAGAATCGGAAATAACCAACTGCAATATTCATCCATCATTTCTCTAGACATTATAAACATATTATAACAGTATCCTGTTTTTTCTTTAGAAAACCAATTAAAAGCATCAAGGTAATCTTTATTGTTTTCTGAAATAATCTGTCTACACATTTCCCAAACTTTATGATCGTGATTCTTGTTAAAAAACTCTTCAGCAGTATACCCGTTATACTCGTTCATACCCTTTGATGGTAATATCACATCATAATCATTTAATTGTTTTAGAATATCATTCTTTGTTAAAATAGAATTCTGTTTAAAAAAACGCTTGTTTTTCCCAAAATAACGTCTATAATGGCATAAACCAACAATATCATCTTTAGAATTTTTCCAAATCCAATACAATCCTGTTAATTCACAAAATGTAAAGTTTCTATCAGAAATATTATTATCTCCCTGATTATCTCTTAAATAATTCTTTTCTCCAATATTCTTATTCGCGCCCACCAATATAGGGATATATAGGTCCTGGTCTTGAACTTGATTATAAGATTTATGTGTTGCGACGTATAGCTTCACTTCCATTACACTCCCTTAATATAAAACCTTAATTTTCTATAAAGACATTTAAATTTTAATAGAATAGGATTACTTGGCCAAACTCCAAAAAAAGTGTATATTGCTGAATAATTTTTAGAGTATTTTTTCAATAACCATTGTATCGCATCAAAATAATTAAGGTTTAAAGATTTCCCATCTGACACATGCCATAACTCACTTGGAAAAACTAATACTGGCAAATTAATTAACTTCATCTGTAATGCATAGTCTGTTCCATATAAATGCCAGGTAGGACCGATTATACTAAATTGATTCGTACTAAAAACTTTTTTCGGAATAATAATCAAACACTCATCAATTGCATCAACTTCAACAGGGCTACTTATAGATTTACTAGCCGCCTTTGTTTTCGGGTCCCCATGGAAGATATTTGAAAAACTGACGACCTTTCCCTCAATATTCTTTACCCCTGCTACTCCTGCTACTCCAAATATGAAATTTCTACAATAAGATTCTAGTTTTGCTAACTCAAAGTCATCTTGAAAACTAATATCTTGATGAACAAAAAATAGATAATCACCTTTTGCTTGTTTGCCTCCAAAATTCAAAGCCTCAGCAGCAGAATTAAATCCATATTTATTGGAATCCACTATAATAAGTTCATATTTAACATCTTTTTGTCTAGATAAAGATGATTTAAGAATTGTATTTAACTTATCGTAATTATTCGATACGCATATAAGTGATATCATCTCCAATTCCCTCTCTTTCATCTAAAAACGTTCTCGCAATTAAAAACAAAAATGGATTAAACCACAATAAAAATAATTGTGGGTCAATACAAGCTCTTACTGACCAAAAAATTAACACAATCAATAAAGTTTTATTTTGATTAATTATAACTTTTCTCATTATAATTGAATAGCTTATTAACATAAGGAAAAAAATTATTGTTCCATAGCTTATAAGTATATTGATGTACGACGAATCTACATAAAAATAAGAATTTGCCGAAGTATCCCATTGAACATGAGTTCCAAATAATCTTAGAGGGTATCTCCTTAAACCTTCTTGACCGAATCTCAACCTTTGACTCAATAAGTTATTTATTAAAGATAATAAACTATTTCTACTATCAAATTTTGCTGTCAGCCAATAAGTCATATACGCCATAATTGGATAAATAAGAGTAAGTAAATATTTCAGAAATTTAAAATTCATATTGATTGATATAAATCTTCTCGAAAACGATATCAAAAGAAGGATAAATACCATAATAAAAGTAAGACGGGTATCTGTGTATTTATAAATAACTATATTTAATAGTACACAAATAAAAAGCTCTTTTATTGTCCAATATTTTTCACCTTTTAAATACACATATTCCAGCAATATACTCAGGAAATAATTCGGAGTAAATGATGTGTAATTAAAACCTAGCCCATACCGTGAGCGGATCACACCTCCTGAATATGTTAAGGTTAGCTCGTTTGGAATAATACCAAGTAAAGAGCTTACTACAACAGTTCCTACAACTCCAATCTGGCAAAACATTGTATTCCTTACCAAATTACGAAAATTAATATCCCTTGAAGAATATATAAGAGTCAAAGTATATGCTACAAAGGAGGCGTTACCATTATCATAACTTACAATAAAACCTATAAGAAGTATAATTGGAGTAATGATTATCGATTTTATCTTAGATTTACCTAACATAAATTTAAGTAACAGAAAAAACAACCCCACATACTCCCAAATTTTTATTATTCCATAGGGATGTATAAAATCTTTATAAAAGGTCGAAGTAAACAGCCATGCTATTAGCCAAGGATAAAAAGCTAATCCAAAAAGAAACTCATTCAATTTTACATCAGTTTTAACTCTTGATGGACTCACTTTGAATCCCCCCTTTTCTTTCACTAATACTCTTTAACATTACTAGAATTACTCCTTCATATATAACACTATAAAATCAGTAATATATGACCTGAACGACCAATACAACTTATGATATTTAAATAATTTAAAAAATATAAATACATTCTTTTTCATAAATAATTCTCTTCGATTTTTTCCCCATAGAATGTAGTCGTTCAAAACACTAATTTGTTCATTTGAAAGTGATAAATCATGTTGTTTACTAAATTTATCTAATCTCTGAAGCAAATCATCATAATAAATAACCTGCTCTTTTCTCCTTAGGAAACTTCTTTCTCTGCTACCAGTCGCGTTGCTATCGTGTCTTCTAAAATCGATAGTAGAGTAGGAGTAAATGTATAACCCATTAAGAAGCGAAGCTAGCCTCCATAACAAGGCATCATGTGCATCTTCGTTACTTCGGATTTCTAAAAAATATGGAATAATCTTTTTGTTCACCGCATAAACACACCCTGGCCTTCTAATATGAAAGAAGTTATCTAAAAAATTTGGTTGATACACTGCCTCACTATTATCCAAATCACTTTTATCCAATTTAATCTTGACACCATCACCAACATAAAAAGGTGTGTAATTAGAGGCTAACAACAAAATCTTATCATTATTCTCCATAATCTTAGACATTTTTTGAATTTTATCTAAATGCCAAATATCATCTTGATCACAAAGAAAAACGATATCTCCTTTCGCCTCCTCTAATAACATGGCAAAATTATTCTTCCATCCTTGATTTTCTTTATTTTTTTTTATAGACCAATTATCCAACTTATATTTAGCAATATAATCTTCAATTATTTGAACAGTATCATCTGTAGATGCATCATCACTAATCAAGACTTCCTCAGCAAGGC is a window from the Streptococcus oralis genome containing:
- a CDS encoding glycosyltransferase is translated as MNISIVLSTFNGDEYIVEQLDTLRNQTRLAEEVLISDDASTDDTVQIIEDYIAKYKLDNWSIKKNKENQGWKNNFAMLLEEAKGDIVFLCDQDDIWHLDKIQKMSKIMENNDKILLLASNYTPFYVGDGVKIKLDKSDLDNSEAVYQPNFLDNFFHIRRPGCVYAVNKKIIPYFLEIRSNEDAHDALLWRLASLLNGLYIYSYSTIDFRRHDSNATGSRERSFLRRKEQVIYYDDLLQRLDKFSKQHDLSLSNEQISVLNDYILWGKNRRELFMKKNVFIFFKLFKYHKLYWSFRSYITDFIVLYMKE
- a CDS encoding DUF4422 domain-containing protein; the encoded protein is MEVKLYVATHKSYNQVQDQDLYIPILVGANKNIGEKNYLRDNQGDNNISDRNFTFCELTGLYWIWKNSKDDIVGLCHYRRYFGKNKRFFKQNSILTKNDILKQLNDYDVILPSKGMNEYNGYTAEEFFNKNHDHKVWEMCRQIISENNKDYLDAFNWFSKEKTGYCYNMFIMSREMMDEYCSWLFPILFELDKKIDYSRYDSYNTRMIGFVAERLINVWVHKKQLTVKEFPVFSTEEPGFVQRIQKKLFNK
- a CDS encoding flippase, with translation MKILKNYVYNLSYQILVVVLPIITTPYITRIFSSQELGDYGYYSSIVTYFILLATLGVANYGTKVISGHRNEINKNFWGIYSLQLGATILSISLYCIFCVNLPSMQNPVAYILGLSLVSKGLDISWLFQGLEDFRKITVRNITVKLVGVISIFLFVKSTNDLYLYVFLLTIFELLGQLSMWLPAREFIGKPHVDLEYARYHLKPIILLFLPQIAISLYVTLDRTMLGVLASTKDVGIYDQALKLVNILLTLVTSLGSVMLPRVANLLATNNHEEVNKMHEISFLVYNLIIFPIMAGMLIVNDDFVQFFLGQDFQDARFAIAIMIFRMFFIGWTNIMGIQILIPHNKNKEFMISTTVPAITSVGLNLLFLPKLGYMGAAIVSVLTEAFVWAIQLFFTRKYIKDVPIIGSMMKIILASAIMYGLLLASKTVIHFSPTINVLAFAVIGGIIYLFAILSLKVVDMKELKQIIRKN
- a CDS encoding glycosyltransferase family 2 protein, encoding MISLICVSNNYDKLNTILKSSLSRQKDVKYELIIVDSNKYGFNSAAEALNFGGKQAKGDYLFFVHQDISFQDDFELAKLESYCRNFIFGVAGVAGVKNIEGKVVSFSNIFHGDPKTKAASKSISSPVEVDAIDECLIIIPKKVFSTNQFSIIGPTWHLYGTDYALQMKLINLPVLVFPSELWHVSDGKSLNLNYFDAIQWLLKKYSKNYSAIYTFFGVWPSNPILLKFKCLYRKLRFYIKGV